A region from the Desulfoglaeba alkanexedens ALDC genome encodes:
- the trpC gene encoding indole-3-glycerol phosphate synthase TrpC has product METDFLSRILRKKQEEVDAARKRVPEAVLRERAEGRKDRRPFLERLASPGPWGVNVIAEIKRASPSKGPLRPNLDPAALARSYQRGGAAALSVLTDGPHFRGSLDDLKAARSAVGLPVLRKDFMVSTYQIYEAGAWGADAVLLIVRALDDGFLRDALALCRDTGLDALVEVHAEDELDRAVEAGARLIGINNRDLKTFETNLETSLRLARRLGEGRIPVAESGIRDRSDVERLLKGGVRNFLVGETLVRASDPEACLRALVWGRRDDSAPSEPPR; this is encoded by the coding sequence ATGGAAACGGATTTCCTTTCGCGGATTCTCCGAAAAAAGCAGGAAGAAGTGGACGCCGCTCGAAAACGGGTCCCGGAAGCGGTGTTGCGGGAACGAGCTGAAGGCAGGAAGGACCGAAGGCCGTTTCTGGAGCGGCTGGCATCGCCCGGGCCGTGGGGCGTCAATGTCATCGCCGAAATCAAGCGCGCGTCGCCGTCCAAGGGGCCGCTTCGCCCGAACCTGGACCCGGCGGCTCTCGCCCGATCCTACCAACGGGGCGGTGCCGCCGCGCTTTCGGTCCTCACCGACGGCCCTCACTTTCGAGGCTCTCTGGACGATCTAAAGGCCGCCCGCAGTGCCGTGGGGCTTCCCGTTCTTCGGAAAGACTTCATGGTGTCCACCTACCAGATCTACGAAGCGGGGGCGTGGGGAGCCGACGCAGTGCTCCTCATCGTCCGTGCCCTGGACGACGGCTTTCTGCGCGATGCCCTGGCACTGTGCCGGGACACGGGCTTGGACGCTCTGGTGGAAGTGCATGCGGAAGACGAACTGGATCGTGCCGTCGAGGCCGGAGCGCGGCTCATCGGGATCAACAACCGGGACCTAAAGACTTTTGAAACGAATCTGGAAACCAGCCTTCGGCTTGCGAGGCGCCTCGGTGAGGGCCGGATTCCCGTTGCCGAAAGCGGCATTCGGGACCGTTCGGACGTGGAACGGCTTCTCAAAGGCGGCGTCCGAAACTTCCTTGTAGGGGAGACCCTGGTCAGGGCTTCCGATCCGGAGGCTTGCCTGAGGGCGTTGGTTTGGGGGCGGCGCGACGACTCGGCGCCCTCTGAGCCTCCGCGGTGA
- the trpB gene encoding tryptophan synthase subunit beta: MTTAATYGPLPDRRGHFGPYGGQYVAETLMPALLELEAAYREAKGDPAFQASFQELLAQYAGRPTPLFSARRLTASAGGAKIYLKREDLAHTGAHKINNTLGQVLLADWMGKRKVIAETGAGQHGVATATAAALFGMECKIFMGTEDVRRQAPNVQRMRLLGAEVVPVASGTGTLKDAMNEAMRYWVGAVRDTFYVIGSVAGPHPYPMMVRDFQRVIGDETRRQILDREGRLPDVLIACVGGGSNAMGLFYPFLDDPVEMIGVEAAGHGIESGKHAATLGAGTVGVLHGSKSYLLQDSGGQIQEAHSISAGLDYPGVGPEHALLKEQGRARYESIRDGEALDAFSKLSRLEGIIPALESAHAVAWALKEAARRPADQVIVVNLSGRGDKDLAIVAAALEMPDTKD; the protein is encoded by the coding sequence ATGACGACGGCAGCGACATACGGCCCCTTGCCTGATCGACGGGGCCATTTCGGCCCGTACGGCGGGCAATACGTGGCGGAAACCCTTATGCCCGCTCTCCTGGAACTGGAAGCGGCCTACCGTGAGGCCAAGGGGGATCCGGCCTTCCAGGCGTCTTTCCAGGAACTCCTGGCTCAGTATGCCGGGCGCCCCACTCCGCTTTTTTCCGCCAGGCGGCTGACGGCATCGGCCGGAGGAGCCAAGATCTATCTGAAACGCGAAGACTTGGCCCACACCGGGGCCCATAAGATCAACAACACCCTGGGTCAGGTGCTCCTCGCCGATTGGATGGGCAAGCGGAAAGTCATCGCGGAAACAGGCGCCGGCCAGCACGGGGTGGCCACAGCCACGGCCGCTGCGCTTTTCGGCATGGAATGCAAGATCTTCATGGGAACCGAAGACGTGCGGCGCCAGGCTCCCAACGTGCAGCGTATGCGGCTTCTTGGAGCGGAAGTGGTTCCGGTGGCTTCCGGCACGGGTACCCTCAAGGACGCCATGAACGAAGCCATGCGCTATTGGGTGGGGGCGGTCCGGGACACCTTCTATGTGATCGGTTCGGTGGCCGGCCCGCATCCCTATCCCATGATGGTTCGGGACTTCCAGCGCGTGATCGGGGACGAAACCCGCCGGCAGATCCTGGATCGGGAAGGGCGCCTTCCGGATGTCCTGATCGCCTGCGTGGGCGGCGGGAGCAACGCCATGGGGTTGTTTTATCCCTTTCTGGACGATCCTGTTGAAATGATCGGAGTGGAAGCGGCCGGACACGGCATCGAATCCGGAAAACACGCGGCAACCCTGGGTGCGGGGACCGTGGGCGTGCTCCACGGTTCCAAATCCTATCTACTTCAAGATTCCGGCGGCCAAATCCAGGAAGCCCATTCCATATCGGCGGGTCTCGACTACCCCGGCGTCGGCCCCGAACATGCCCTTTTGAAAGAACAGGGGCGGGCCCGGTACGAATCGATCCGGGACGGCGAAGCCTTGGACGCCTTCTCGAAACTTTCAAGACTGGAGGGCATCATCCCGGCACTGGAAAGCGCTCACGCCGTGGCGTGGGCTCTGAAGGAAGCCGCCCGGAGGCCAGCCGACCAGGTGATCGTCGTGAACCTTTCCGGCCGCGGGGACAAGGATCTGGCCATCGTGGCCGCCGCTCTTGAAATGCCTGACACAAAGGACTGA
- a CDS encoding phosphoribosylanthranilate isomerase encodes MVQVKICGITRVDEALLCARWGAHAVGCVFHPPSPRFVSDLRAAEIAASLPAGVSAVGVFCDADYEAVMRRVERCGIRVVQLHGAESPDLVRRLQAQGVSVIKTLFLNRPPTFSDAEVYGCASAFLAECAGGSLPGGNAIAWDWNAARRMLGDRPLVIAGGLNPENVGRVVEEAQPDAVDVSSGVESAPGRKDPEKVKRFLETVASCEPPRATRRIFS; translated from the coding sequence ATGGTTCAGGTAAAAATCTGCGGGATCACCCGCGTGGACGAGGCTCTGCTATGCGCCCGCTGGGGCGCTCATGCCGTGGGCTGCGTGTTCCATCCGCCAAGCCCTCGGTTCGTGTCCGACCTACGAGCCGCTGAAATCGCGGCGAGCCTTCCCGCCGGCGTTTCGGCCGTGGGGGTCTTCTGCGACGCGGACTATGAGGCCGTCATGCGGCGGGTGGAACGATGCGGCATCCGCGTGGTGCAGCTCCACGGTGCCGAATCACCGGACCTGGTCCGGCGGCTCCAGGCCCAAGGCGTTTCGGTGATCAAGACCCTTTTTCTGAACCGGCCGCCGACCTTTTCCGACGCCGAAGTCTATGGCTGCGCCTCAGCCTTCCTTGCGGAATGCGCCGGCGGATCGCTCCCCGGCGGAAACGCGATCGCTTGGGACTGGAACGCCGCTCGCCGGATGCTCGGCGACCGCCCGCTGGTGATCGCCGGCGGTCTCAACCCGGAAAACGTGGGCCGGGTCGTCGAGGAAGCTCAGCCCGATGCGGTGGACGTCAGTTCCGGCGTCGAAAGTGCGCCCGGCCGAAAGGACCCGGAAAAAGTCAAACGCTTCCTGGAAACGGTGGCTTCGTGTGAGCCCCCCAGAGCGACAAGGAGGATTTTCTCATGA